cCTCTCCATTAATAATATAAAAGTGACCGCAAGAGcaatcacagttttttttttaacgtttacttatttttgagagacagagacagcatgagcaggggaggagcagagagagggagacacagaatctgaagcagtccccaggctctgacctgtacacacagagcctgacacagggctcgaactcatgaactgtgaaatcatgacctgaaccaaagtaggatgtttaactgaccgagccacccaggcacctgcaatcacagtttaaaaaatttttgtttatttacttttttaatgtttatatttgagagagagagagagagagagagagagagagagacctggggaggggcagagagggagggagagagagaatcccaagcaggctccatgctgtcggcgcagagccctacttggggctcagttccacaaactgtgagatcatgacctgagccgaaatcaagagtcagatgcttaaccaactgagccacccaggtgccccttaggtttatttacttttaagtactctgtacactcaacatggggctcaactcacaaccccaaggtcaagtcTTAAGCTCTTCCAAcggagtcagccaggcgccccaagagcttctatttactgagcacttcgTATATGCCACACACTCTGCATGAATCCTCACAGCTACCCTATGTGGTACTATTCTAATCACCACTTTTTGTGGTTGAGCTGGGTTGTGGCAGAATCCTagctgctctcttgctggaccaTCCTCCCACTCTTACCAGTAGCCTCCTTCTATTTCTCAACATGGGGTTTCAGGTTTGTTTCCCTCTTACTTATAAACAGTATCCATTTTGCCTGCCAGATTCCAGTTCTGCTGCTCTCTGGTTACCACCTGTCTTGGGGGAGCCAGGTGCTCTCCACtctggcccctctccccactggaTCTCCAACCTCTCCTTGTCTGGCTTCTTCCCATCAGCACTTAAACATCCCAGGGTTTTTCCCATCACAAAATCGTAATGGTAAACCAGTTTTAAAaggcctctgcctcttcctggcttatCTCTACTCTCACCTGTTTGACAAGGGCAGTTTGTATGTACAACTTGTCAAGAGAGCTATTCCTGCTGTCTCCATTCCCAAACCTGCAGTCCAGGAGCTTTCCCCCTGCTGTGATTTCTTAAGTCACTAACAACCTCCCTGGCCCTAAGTCCAAAGACATTTAGTGGGCTATTTTAAACTCAACAGTTCATTTTCACCACTGTTCCCCAAATATGCTCCCTCTGTTTTCCTGGCCTTGTTCCGTTCTCTTCCCAAGCTTAAAATCAGGTCTCAGCTCATTTGTCACCTTCTCCAGAAAGCCTTCACTGGTCTCCTAAACTGAGAGTATCTCCTCTGGGCTTCCACAGTCTACCTGTGCTTCTCCCATTCCAGCCCTGATCACCCTACCTGGGCTACCTGGGCTTCCCCTATTAGAgctctgaggaggaggaggagtagtagtagtagtagtagtagacTACTCAGTCAGTAGTTCCCAGGAGTTGAGCAGCACTTGAGTCAATGTGGGGGATCAGTGGGTCCTGAGAAGTCCAGGGTGAAGTTTATATAGGGTCTAGAGAGGGTCATGGGAGAGCATGACAAGGACATTTAGCCAACGGAGGTCAATGTGAGAGCACAGTGATGGGAGAGTTCTATGTTAAAAGGGTATGGCATGCCAATGAGGGATCAAAAGGCCCCAGAGATCAGTGCCAGATTATAAAAAAGTCTTGGCTTTTACTGAGGAAGTCCCTTACCCATATTTCCTGATTGGTTCCCACAGCTGCACAGCCATCCCTGAAGCCGATGATCACTCGTGGTTTGAGAGCAGTGCAGCTAGGACAGGGCAGGAAGTCAGCAATGACATGGAACCAGTCAGGATCCTGGGGCCTGGAACCCACCAATGTGGCTAGCTCATAGGCACAGGACATAACAGGAATGGGTGTGAGCCCACTGAAGCCATCAAAGGTGGTGAAGAGGCCCCCGGGCACTAGGCGACATGTAGCACCCTCCCTGGGCTCACACCACCGCACACCCCCATCCAGGATGCAGTCTGTGCCCTGTGGGCAGGAGAAGGGCTGGCACTGGAGGCCTTGACCATGCAAGCATATACAGCGTTCCTGGCAGCCAGGCAGGATCAGTGCCTCCCCaacctgcagagagagagagactcaaaatcaaattcaaaaaacCATATCAACAAACAGCTAAGCACATGTATAAAACATATCATGAAGGACTAAgttccttaatatataaagagttcctagaaataaaaaagaaaaagaccaataagtcaatataaaaacatgaacaaagcTATTCAGAAagttaatagaaaaagaaatatgtttcttaggcatttgaaaagatgctcaaccttctaacaagacaaatacaaattaaaaatccaTTGAGCTGTTTTTCTCTGAGatgggcaaaaataaaaaaagtttgatGAATTTCTCCAATTGTCCCCCAAATATCTATTAACTGTTCTTTTTCAACTAGTATATAATCAAGCTTTGTGTACTGCGTTTGACTATTGTGGTTTTAAAGTCTGTTGCAATCTGGGACAATCCCTCTGCTTTTTTCACTGGTGTGTGAAAAACCTTAAGAGCTCTCTGCAAGTTCTGATGTGTGGCCAGTGTCAGTACTAGCGTGGAGAGGACATGCAATGGCAACTGTAGCAGCTCTTATGCCCTGTTCCTCCCAGTTGGGCATGTATTCATTCCTGGGGTTGGTTTGGggtttaaagtttatgtatttattttgagagtgagagtgcaagtgggaaaggggcagagagagacagagacagagagacagagagagaaggagaatcccaagcaggctccacaccaccagtgcagagcctgatgtggggcctgaactcacgaaccgtgaggtcataacctgagccaaagtcagaagcttcactgactgagccacccaggcaccactaggGTTTAACCAATCATTTTTTCGTATCTGGTGGCCTCGAATCTCCAAGACAACTATGTCAGTCATCCCCTGGGGGGCTTTTCTTTACCTCTGAATGGATTCAAGGAGCTGCAAAGCCTTGAAGAGGACGCTTTGCCTGCCGAGGGTCCATCCATCTGTGGTCTTCTGGTAACAGCCTTCCAGTTTCTTTGGGGAATTAGCCCCACTTTTCTGTCTGTGGAGTTTCTTAGGTGATATACCTACCCTCTGGCTTCAGCTCTGGGCGCATGCCCCAGGTCTGGCTAGTCAGAGACAAATCAGAGTACCCCATATCTCCTGGCCTCTCTGGTTTAGGGATGGGCAAGTGGGACAATAGGAGTCAGCACTGGGACTTCTGCTGGAACTACTGAGAGAGGGGTCTGTCCTTCCACTGAGATGGCTAAACTGTACACCATAAACTTGGAGAAGAAGGGGACCACCACTGCCCAACATGCAGAAGTGATTTGAAAATGAGGCTATGCATGTCTTCAAATAtccattctccatttcttccccagAATTAGAATTTTTGGCTGCATTCAGGGATACCCAGCTAAAGATACATCTTCCAGCCTCCTCTGCAGCCAGATGGGGTCCCTTCGTGAAGTTGTGGCCAATGGGATATGAACAGAAGTGATATGTGCTACTTTTGGGTTATGCCCTTAAAGAGCGGGGCCTGACCTCCCTGTCCCTTCTTTTTCCTGGCCAACTTGCTTGAATGAAGATGTGGTGGGGAGTAGATGATCACAATACTACAGGGGAGGTAGAACCACATGACAGAAGAAACCTGTGTCCCTGACTTGGATGAGCCAAGCTGGTTATTCTTGGACTGTTCATGAGAGAGAAATAAGCTTCTATCAAATTTAAGCCACTGTAATTTTGAGACTGTTATGGCATTTGGACCTAGAGCCTACTTGATATAGAAGCTatcatagaaaaaggaaaagacagggatgaaagacagaaagaaacttgAGTTCTAGTGACATCATTTGAGTCCCTGAATCCAGCCATGCGTGAAAGCCTCAGATTTAAACAATTAAAGGTAGGTATGTTCCTTGTTGTATTTAAGATACTTGgcatcattttcttcatttacaatGGCAAATGCTGACTGATACAGTGTGGTccagggaacttttttttttttcttaagtaggcttcatgcccagcacagagcccaatgtgtggctcaaatcacgatcccgagatcaagacttgggctgagatgaagagtcagatggttagccaactgaaccacccaggtgcccctggggaacATTTTATGACAAGATATGGGAAACTttgcacccacccacccatgcCTGGGGACCTCTCTTACAGGGATGTAGCGTCCTCTGTGAAAGCAGCCGCAGTGGTCCTGAGACACACAGTCTGTGCCGTCAAAAATGAATCCAGGGTCACACTCACAGCCCTCATAGCATTGGGTAGAACAGTGAGCAGGGCTGGTAGGCTGGACACAGCCCCCATCACAGGTCCGTGCACAGATGCTGTAGTGGCTCCGAGGCGGACAAGTCAGAGCTGCAGGTGGATGGCAAAGGCTGGTGCTTAGGACTCAAGTTTCCCTCTCCAATCCTATTGCCTCTTGCCCCAGTCAGGCTAGCTTcccactgctttaaaaaaaattttttttaagacattgatttagttttgagagacagaaagacagagtgtgagtgggggaggggcagaaagcgagggaaacacagaatccgaagcaggctccaggctctgagctgtcagcacagaacccgatgtggggctcaaactcacaaaccatgagatcatgacctgagctgaagtcagatgcctaaccgactgagccgcccaggtgcccccccactgATATTTTTCAACTTCCACACCGTTGAAATTCCAGTTCTCTCTCCCTTGGATGCCCTTCCCCCCAACACTGCTTAGCCAATTCCATCTACATCAGGACTGCTCTGATCCCCATCGGGAGAAGGGGCTCTTCCTGCTGCCTTCAACCTGCCCCGGAGGCAACCCACACCCAGCCAGAGCACTCACGGCAAAGCTTGGGTCCCCTCCAAAGCTTCACAGGGATGCCAGCTTCCTGACAGGCGGCAGTATATGCTGTGAGGGCATCGCAGAGACCAAGGTCCTGACCATGGGTATGACATACGTCTTGCAGGCATATCCTGAGGAAAGCCTTGGGGCTGATATGGCCCAGGCAGTGGCCAAAGGGACCATCTGGTGCCTGTAGGAGTCTACACAGTTTGGGAGCATCGAAGATCTGGGCAAGTTGCGTGGGGCAGCTGATGCTAAAGCCAAGACTGGGCTGGGGCAGTGGGCAGGGGTTAGTGACCAGGCCCCTGGACCAGGATCTTGTGTCTAGAGGCACATCAAGGGAGCCAACTTGGTCACCAAAGGCCCCACAGAGCCCCACCAGCTGGCCGTGGAAGGTGGAAGGCACAGTTAGGCGCACCTGGCTGCCCCAGTCATACATGATATGCAGCCCACAGGCAGTGTGCACCACCACGTGGCGGCCCTCCAACgtggcccaggccctgccccccgGCAGTACCCAGGGCAGCCGGCAGTGTTCACCATCCacctggggaggaagaaaggggtcAAGACTGAGGCTGAGAAGGTTGAGCCTGCTCCCACGCCTCCCAGTATCCTGGACATCCCTCCCAGCTGTGCCACAAATGAACTGTGAGAGTTGGGTGGAAAAGTTAGCCTCTCTGaactttagtttctttatttgtaaaatgggaggaTCAAAGTACCTACTTCCTAGGgctgttgggagaattaaataaatcaacaaaaagtACTTAGAAAAATGCTCAGCATGTGGGAAGTGCTTAATGACCTAGGCCAAGATCACCTAAATTCCAGTCAACTCACATATGTGTGAGAAAGCTGGCTGAGTAAGtcactgagaatttttttttttttgagcttgtTATGCAGCATTAGCGGACTAATAcagttgttatgaagattaaatgagatggtacAAGtagtgctcagaacagtgcctagcacataattaGCACTAAATAGGTCCCAGGACCCTTCCTCTGGCCTTCTCTTCCTCATGAGGTCTCACCACACTTCTTTTTGAAGCTCTCTCTACTTCTGGCTGCCTAATCTCACCacactcctgctttctctgctaCTGTTTTGCCTAAGTTTTCATCCCCACCCATCCTAGAAGGCCCTAGTGATCTGGCCCCATCATTTCTCCAACCTCATTATCTCTTCCTCAACCCCTTACTCACTTACTTGCTCACTCACAAGCTACACTGACTTCCTCCTATTCCTCCAACACACCAGGCACCATCCCAGTTCCCTGACCTTCGCACTttgtgttccctctgcctggtttGCTCCTTCCCAGATGTTCACATGGACCCCTCCCTTACCTCCTTCAGATCAGTGACTCAAATGTTACTTTGTCAGTAGAGTCTTCCTCATCACCTTATTCAAAATCCTAAACCTCTTTACACTGTTTCTGTACTCtctcttccttgttttatttttctttatagttttctttttctttttttcttttttttttttttttgagagagagagagtcagagacagcatgaggtggggctggggcggggggaagaggggggcagagaaggagggagagagtaagaatcccaagcaggctctggcacTGCCAGtagtggagcccaatgcggggctcataccaaccaactatgagatcatgacctgagctgaaaccagagttggacgcttaacccactgacccacccaggtgcccctatttttcgTTACAGTTCTAAACTCATCATCGGATGTACCacctattttacttatttatatacttATCATCTGTTTCCCTGGAGGAATGTGAGCTCTCCCAGGACTTAGTCATCATCAAATCCTCCGGCCTTTCCTGGACCACCGAGAGACCCTCCAAACAATTTACTGAAATAATCCTGAATAACTAATTTTATTCAATCCTGGGTAGTAGGTGATAATGCATATCTAACAGCTACCCTTTAGTGAGCCATTACTGTGTCCCACGCAATGCTTCCACCTTGTCACATATTTGCACCATCTCTTAAGTCTTAAGGGACAGCCACGCCCACGTTACATATGGTGGGGGAAACAGAGGAACCTCCAGGAGGAAGAGGGTGGGGTGTGGGCGCGGTCCAGTGAACCCCTACCGTGATGAAGCCGACAACTGCGCGGTCTAGCTGCAGGTGGTGCCCGGAGAGGTTGAGGTGCAGACTGAGTAGCCCGGCCCCATCGCGGGCCACGTCCAGGCTGAAGGAACAGGGACCCCGGCTTGGGGCGCGGGCGAGCACTTGCAGGCAGCTCTCGGGAGAGAAAGGCGCGGGCGGGGGCAGCGTGTGCGTGCGGCCGTCGAAGGCGAGCACGTGCGCGGTCCCGGCGAGGGCGCAGCTGCCTCGGCCGTCGGGCAGGCAGCGGCGCACGCCCCCGCGCAGGCCGCACACTCGCCCGCGCCCGCACGGCCGCGGCGCGCACGTCACCACGCCGCCcgggcggcagcggcagcggcgtgCGCAGCCTGGCCCCGGGTACCAGACGGCTCCTAGAGCTCTGTAGCGGCCAGCGCGAAAGCAGCCGCACTTGGCCGCAGGCACGCAGGCGGCGCCGCTTAGCAAGAAGCCCGTGTCGCACACGCAGCCCTCACAGCAGCGGCTCCCGCAGGCGCCGCGGCCAGAGCGGCTCTCGCTGCCCGCGCACGTGGCTGGGCAGCACGGGCCGCACAGCTCATAGTGCGAGTGCGGCGGGCACCGTAACGCTGGGGAGACCCGCGGGGTGCGAGGGCCAGAGCGAAatgaaagagatggagagacgcGGGAAAGAAATAGcgggggacagagaaaggggtaGGCCGGGAGAAAGAAACGGACGGGAAGACAGACGGAGGGAAGATAGAGGGTGGGGGTGAGTGGAAGAGCAacatggaggggagagaggacgAGGAACGGAAAGTGGGAACACCAGGTAGAGATAGTGAGgcgcagaaagagagacacagaggcacgggagagacagaaaaagagacgGACACAAAAGACAGGAAGATCTCGTTAATGAAACTGCTGCCCCATCCAGGTCTAACTCTTCTTCAAGTCCCACCCTTCTTCACCTGGCTCCACCCACCCAGGCCTGAACTTCATTGGTCCTCCTGCGTCCGTCCCTTGGTGTCCCAAACCCCAGCTCTTAGGAGCTTCACCCACTGTGTATGCCAAGCCCCGCACACTCACGACAGAAGTCAGGCGTCCTCCACGGCCGCAGGTGCACATCCAGAGCCTGACAGGCGACAGTGAAGGCGGCCAGGGCTCGGCAGACGATGGGACGGGCTCCGTGGTGGCGGCACACGTCGTCCAGGCAGTTGTCCAGGAATGGGAGTGGGTCCAGCGCAGCGTAGCATGGCCCCAAGGGACCCTCGGCCCCCGCCAGCAGCCCGCAGTACGCGTCTCCAGCGAATCGAGTGCGCGTGGACACTGGACACTGATTGTGGCAGAGGGGCCCGCAGACTGGGCCACAGCCTGGCACTTCTGCCACCTTCCAGATGTCGGGCAACGGCACCGTGGGGCTGCTCGGGCCTCTTTGGGCACAGAGTCCACACAGGTAGGGTCCGTAGGGCCTCGGCAGCGTTACACGTGCCAGGCTGTCCCAGTCGTAGGTGAGTGAGAGGCCGAAGTCCGTGTCTACACAGAGCTGGCGGCCTTGGTAGTAGGCACGAAGGCAGTGGCCGTGAAAGAAGGGCAGCGATTCCAGAATTCCGTCCACCTACAAGGGAGGGCATGCAGGTATCAGCAGGGGAAGGATGTAGTGGCTGTCGCAGAAGTTCTTGGAAATGCCAATGAAGGATCAGAGAAGGATCAAGGGGAACATCGGTTAACCAGGGTAGTCATTAGGAATCGCAAGGAGATTCAATGGAACGTCAGTAGAGGCTAAATGAAGGGTGAATTAAAGGATCCCACGGATGGGTGAGTGTGTCAGTGGTAGAGATTAGATGATTAGAGTTAATGAGGGGGTGGAGTCAGAAGGTGAGTCAATGAATTAATGCTACAGTCTCAGGAAGGCTTAAAGAGTGAGACTCAGTCAAAGACAGGCTCAATTGGGTATTAGAAAGCCCTGAGAATTCAGTGGAGGAATCCATATCAATAGGAAGCTCAATGGGAGAATTGGAATGGCTTGGGAACTCAATGGAAAAATCCACAGAGATGTAAATGGCATTAATGGGCCAGTGAGTGAATCACTAGGAAGGTCAACAAATAGCTCAGTACAGATCTATGGGGTGTGGGGTGAGGTCAAGAGGACAGTAAATAGGGTTAATGGGGCAAATCAATATAACTGTAGTAggaccagtgggggaggggcaatgaaTGGGTTCGTGGGATTTTCAGTGGGAGAAAAATGGAGggtcgggcgcctgggtggctcagtcagttaagcgtcggacttcagctttggctcagatcatgatctcatggtttgtgagtttgagccctacctcGGGCtatgtgcagacagctcagagcccagagcttgctttggattctgtgtctccccctctctctctgcccctcgccagcttgcactctctcaaaaataaataaacattaaaagaaaaaagaaagaaagaaagaaaaaaagagggccaATGGGGAAGTCAAGGCTGAGTCTATGGGTTAAAGGGGAGTCAACTGAGGACTCAGTGGAAGGTTAATGGGAGAATAATAGGAGACTCAAGGGTAGAAGTCTCAAATAGAAAGTTTGTGGGAAGGGATCAACAGGCAAGTCAATGAATGGGCCACTAGGAAATTGGAGTAGACATCTCTGAGAACCAGTGAGAGAGTTGATAAAGGGGGTATCAGCAGGAAAAGAGCGGTCTACAGGTTACCTGTGGGTAATGGGCATGGTGAGGGACAGTAGGTACGTATGGAGCCTTTGAAAACTCACCCGGATGTGGTTGAGATCTTCTGGACTCAGGTCCAGCCTCAGGCCACAGGCTAAGAGGGTCAGGGCCTTGGCCCAGCCACGTGGCCGCAGCAGTGGGGTCAAATCCAGGCTGAAGGGCTCAAGGTCGGCATGGGCTGTGTCACAGAGACCCGCCAGGCGATAGACACAGGAGCCAGGGAATTCGTAGTGAGCTCCTCCAAATGTGTGGAAGTAGAAGTCTCCAGAGGCAGTGCACACCAGTGGCTTCTCCAGGACAGTGGGACTGGGTGAGGACTGGGCTGACAGGCAGTGGTACCAGCCACCCGTGAAGGCCTTGCAGTGACCGTGGCACTTGTCAGGCCAACACTGGGGAAGTTTGCTCACCAGGGCCCCAAGGGTTGGGCAGTGGCAGTGCCAAGTACAGTTGTCTGTCCAGAAAGTACGGCCTTGGTGCAGGAAGCAGGAGCAGTGTGCAGGGGGCATGCACTGGCCGTCCTGCAGCAGGTAGCCAGGCAGGCACTGGCAGGTAGGAGCACAGGGGTGGCTACAGTGCTCTGGGGCTGAGGGGTTGGCACACGTGGCTGGACATGCAGACCCACAGGGAACAAAGCGGGAGTTTTCTGGGCACTGGGGACTGGGACTGGGGAGCAATGGTGGGGAAACCAGCGGTGGGGCCACAGAGCTAGGGGCAGGGGCCAAGGTggctgtgggggagagagaagatcaaGGACCTATGAGTCCCAGGAGTCTGGGTCACCagtcccctccttcccaggatgCAGGAGTCATGCCCCAATCTCTGGCCCCTGAGACTATAGTGCTGGGCACCTTGCAATCGACAGCCTAGGACTCCATCTGTGATGCCACAGACCTCCTCCGTAGGGCAGCTGAAGGGGACACAGGCCACACCTTCCCCTAGGTGGCAGGTACAGGAGGAGGAGCAATTCTTGATGAGGATAGTCTGGCCAGGctgtggaggaagggagagatggtGAAAGGTGAGGTGGTATTGAAGGGAAGGTGTAGCCAAAGGTTCTGAAATGAGAGGATCCAAATAAACCTCTAACAAGGGCCCAAGAGGATGCTCACAGGGAAGTACAGGCCATTGTGGAAGCAAGAACAGTGGTCCACAGGGACGCAGTCACCCTTGGCGGGGAAGAATCCATCATCGCACTCGCAGCCCTCAGCGCAGGGAGTGGGGAGCTGTACTACCTCCTGAACACCTGCACAGGCCGCGGGACAGGGGTTCACACACAGGCTGTAGTGGCTGTGTGGGGGGCACCGCATGGCTGTGGAGAGGTGGCTTGTCAGACTCAGGCAAGCCAGGGGCCTGCCCTCCGCTTCCCCGGCACCCTCAGATTGCATCGTTCCCGGAAGACCTCCCCTTAGATTAATCCTAACAGCAGTAACAACCGGCAGTGATTGAACAGTGTCTGCGCACTATGCAGTGTGCTAGCTACTTAAGTGCATCCTAGATATGACTAATGTGGCTTCCCTGCTCTTTGTCTTTTAGGGGGTCTTTCCCCGGCAATCCCAGCCCCTGTTGAAAGGGTTGACCATTACTTGAACCACCAAGTGATCCCACCTCCTATGCTGCTTGTTTGGGTCCATAAGGAACCTGTCAGTGGATTCTAGTGGTGGAGGTCTTTTCTtggcctctctgcccttctgacaATAATAACTTCCGCTTGCTTTTTGGCAACTATCCATCCTTACTTTCAACATGTGGACTGAGGTGATTCCACATCCACGTTCCAGGGTTGTGTACAGAACCCCAGGGCTGGCTAATCAGATTATTCTTCCCTCCTCTGGTTCACAATAATTGGACAGGCGAAGCCTTGGGTGGCGAGCCTGGGACTTTAGCTGGGGTCACTGGGAAAAGGATGTTACATTTTTGCAAAGGCATTGAAGCTGGTAGAATTGTCAGCTTGAAGTTGCCAAAGCCTTGCGGCTACCACAAGAGGAGAATCTACTTGAGAATAAAGCtaacagagagagaatggaagggaagaagaTGGACAGGGAGAAAAATGGACTTTTTAAATCTGCAGTTGAAAATTCTTAATCTAGCTAAGACTGAAGATAGAAACACCCTCAGTCTTTGCAGTTATATGTGCTCcaaatcatttattctttctccccTCAGTTTGAGTGAGGATTCTGACATCGCTATTAAGAGTCCTGCTGGATATAGTGGCCACATTGTGTACCCATGACTGGCTGGTTGGGTCAGGGCTGGATAAATGACCCTGACAGACAGAGGTGAGGGTGGCCATTGGTCTGTAAGTTAAGAGCAAGCCAAACATTCCCTCCAAGAACTTTTGAAcctggaggcagaaagagagagacactgacACCAAAATGATAAATTAAGGTGGGGCCAAGAGTCCATGAGGATCATGGAGGATACACGTGGACATAGAAACGTGAAGTTGATGAGAACCTGTTAAGTGAACAAATATTCAGATGCCAGCTAAGTCATTTTCTAGGTGGGTGATACTGAGCAAGTTCCTTAACCACCTATGCCTTGGTttccctcatccataaaatgtaCTTGCCTGATGGGGCTGTTGGGAGAATTGAGGGCTTAGCACCCAACGTGTATTCAGTAAGGTCAGCTGTTCTTTTCATGTTATTACTGGAACTATTTTTACATTATTGTTGGAGAGACACTATAGCAtaggggttgagagagagggtTCTGGAGCCAGGTGGAAAGGCCAGTTCTGCCCCCTACTGGCTGTGAGATCTGGGgggattctctgtgcctcagtgtcctcaactACAGGAGGCAGACGATGATCCCATCTCCTAGAACAGTTCTAAGATGGAGTGGGCTGACTTCAAGCACCGCAATACAGCTTCTCAGACCTAGTCTTGCATCCGGGtctcctggagggcttgttaaaacaggtTGGTGGCTCccactccagagtttctgattaaGTCTGGGGCAGGGCAAGACTTTGCATTGTAAACAAGCCCTGAGTATTGCATTGTAAACAAGCCCTGTAAACaagctgatgctgctggtccagggactaGGAGTTTAACGCAGCGCCTGATATTGAATGAGTGCTCTGTAAACGTTACCTAAGGGATAAAATCAAATCTGTTTTCCCAACCACACTGTGCGTGGGACTCTGTCCTGTTTGGTGCTGTATCCTTAAAATAGGCCgacacatagtaggtcctcaactAACACCTGCGTTATGACTGAAGACCAGACCAGTCTCCCGCCTCGGGACCCCACCCCGCGGGGGCGGCTCGTAAAGCCCTCTGGCAGGGGACATACGGCAAAGGCTGGGAGCCCTCCAGGGCCGCATATCCGCACCAGCCGTCTGGCAGGCAGCCACGTAGGCTTGCAGGCAGGCACAGAGCACTTTGTGGTTCCCGCGGGCGCGGCCCACGTCGGCCACGCAGGCCTGGTAGAAGGGCTCCGGCGGCAGGAATGCGTGGCAGGGTGCCAGGGGGCCGCTGGGCTCGCGCAGGAGGTCGCAAGCGCCACGCCACGCTGCACCCGCGTCCTCGGTGGCCGGGAGGCA
The sequence above is a segment of the Leopardus geoffroyi isolate Oge1 chromosome E2, O.geoffroyi_Oge1_pat1.0, whole genome shotgun sequence genome. Coding sequences within it:
- the LOC123578211 gene encoding IgGFc-binding protein-like isoform X1 translates to MRCPPHSHYSLCVNPCPAACAGVQEVVQLPTPCAEGCECDDGFFPAKGDCVPVDHCSCFHNGLYFPPGQTILIKNCSSSCTCHLGEGVACVPFSCPTEEVCGITDGVLGCRLQATLAPAPSSVAPPLVSPPLLPSPSPQCPENSRFVPCGSACPATCANPSAPEHCSHPCAPTCQCLPGYLLQDGQCMPPAHCSCFLHQGRTFWTDNCTWHCHCPTLGALVSKLPQCWPDKCHGHCKAFTGGWYHCLSAQSSPSPTVLEKPLVCTASGDFYFHTFGGAHYEFPGSCVYRLAGLCDTAHADLEPFSLDLTPLLRPRGWAKALTLLACGLRLDLSPEDLNHIRVDGILESLPFFHGHCLRAYYQGRQLCVDTDFGLSLTYDWDSLARVTLPRPYGPYLCGLCAQRGPSSPTVPLPDIWKVAEVPGCGPVCGPLCHNQCPVSTRTRFAGDAYCGLLAGAEGPLGPCYAALDPLPFLDNCLDDVCRHHGARPIVCRALAAFTVACQALDVHLRPWRTPDFCPLRCPPHSHYELCGPCCPATCAGSESRSGRGACGSRCCEGCVCDTGFLLSGAACVPAAKCGCFRAGRYRALGAVWYPGPGCARRCRCRPGGVVTCAPRPCGRGRVCGLRGGVRRCLPDGRGSCALAGTAHVLAFDGRTHTLPPPAPFSPESCLQVLARAPSRGPCSFSLDVARDGAGLLSLHLNLSGHHLQLDRAVVGFITVDGEHCRLPWVLPGGRAWATLEGRHVVVHTACGLHIMYDWGSQVRLTVPSTFHGQLVGLCGAFGDQVGSLDVPLDTRSWSRGLVTNPCPLPQPSLGFSISCPTQLAQIFDAPKLCRLLQAPDGPFGHCLGHISPKAFLRICLQDVCHTHGQDLGLCDALTAYTAACQEAGIPVKLWRGPKLCPLTCPPRSHYSICARTCDGGCVQPTSPAHCSTQCYEGCECDPGFIFDGTDCVSQDHCGCFHRGRYIPVGEALILPGCQERCICLHGQGLQCQPFSCPQGTDCILDGGVRWCEPREGATCRLVPGGLFTTFDGFSGLTPIPVMSCAYELATLVGSRPQDPDWFHVIADFLPCPSCTALKPRVIIGFRDGCAAVGTNQEIWVNGQPASLPAQVCRGVVVRWAEGSRVVIERSPVLRVLVGPEGAVSLRASPALRGRLRAACGNYNGIAADDLILPGELRDASLVDVFQACRVRGFNNCTEKLVIPAVTQHFTA
- the LOC123578211 gene encoding IgGFc-binding protein-like isoform X2; amino-acid sequence: MRCPPHSHYSLCVNPCPAACAGVQEVVQLPTPCAEGCECDDGFFPAKGDCVPVDHCSCFHNGLYFPPGQTILIKNCSSSCTCHLGEGVACVPFSCPTEEVCGITDGVLGCRLQATLAPAPSSVAPPLVSPPLLPSPSPQCPENSRFVPCGSACPATCANPSAPEHCSHPCAPTCQCLPGYLLQDGQCMPPAHCSCFLHQGRTFWTDNCTWHCHCPTLGALVSKLPQCWPDKCHGHCKAFTGGWYHCLSAQSSPSPTVLEKPLVCTASGDFYFHTFGGAHYEFPGSCVYRLAGLCDTAHADLEPFSLDLTPLLRPRGWAKALTLLACGLRLDLSPEDLNHIRVDGILESLPFFHGHCLRAYYQGRQLCVDTDFGLSLTYDWDSLARVTLPRPYGPYLCGLCAQRGPSSPTVPLPDIWKVAEVPGCGPVCGPLCHNQCPVSTRTRFAGDAYCGLLAGAEGPLGPCYAALDPLPFLDNCLDDVCRHHGARPIVCRALAAFTVACQALDVHLRPWRTPDFCPLRCPPHSHYELCGPCCPATCAGSESRSGRGACGSRCCEGCVCDTGFLLSGAACVPAAKCGCFRAGRYRALGAVWYPGPGCARRCRCRPGGVVTCAPRPCGRGRVCGLRGGVRRCLPDGRGSCALAGTAHVLAFDGRTHTLPPPAPFSPESCLQVLARAPSRGPCSFSLDVARDGAGLLSLHLNLSGHHLQLDRAVVGFITVDGEHCRLPWVLPGGRAWATLEGRHVVVHTACGLHIMYDWGSQVRLTVPSTFHGQLVGLCGAFGDQVGSLDVPLDTRSWSRGLVTNPCPLPQPSLGFSISCPTQLAQIFDAPKLCRLLQAPDGPFGHCLGHISPKAFLRICLQDVCHTHGQDLGLCDALTAYTAACQEAGIPVKLWRGPKLCPLTCPPRSHYSICARTCDGGCVQPTSPAHCSTQCYEGCECDPGFIFDGTDCVSQDHCGCFHRGRYIPVGEALILPGCQERCICLHGQGLQCQPFSCPQGTDCILDGGVRWCEPREGATCRLVPGGLFTTFDGFSGLTPIPVMSCAYELATLVGSRPQDPDWFHVIADFLPCPSCTALKPRVIIGFRDGCAAVGTNQEIWVNGQPASLPAQVCRGVVVRWAEGSRVVIERSPVLRVLVGPEGAVSLRASPALRGRLRAACGNYNGIAADDLILPGELRDASLVDVFQACRVRGFNNCTEKLVPPSL